CTGTACCGCTGGTATTTAAGGGCGAACACCTAAAAAACACCTTTCACTATGAGTTAAACTACGATTTAAAGGTGAAAATTCTCCCATTGAAAAATTGATTGTCGATACTTTTAACCAATCATGTTCAAAGGTATTCATTGTAAGGACATGACTGTAATCTGGATTTTATTATTATTTTTGTTTTTCCAATACAATAAACTATGACGGTTAAAAGTTAAATCTAATAAGCTAGAATCATTTCTTTCTAGCTTAGTACAAATTGAGGAATGAATAAAATATTTAGCATATATACCGCACTAATTGCTTCGTTATCCATTATCGCCCATACGGGAAATGCCCAAAACGATGCCCAAGCCATAACAATAGGAACTAAAAAAATTAGCTCTTATGAGCTAGAACAAACCTATAAGAAATTCGTACAGAGCGACAGCATAAAGAAAGAAAATTACAAAACCTTTTTGCAGGACTTTATAGACTATAAGCTGGCTGTATATGCAGCCGAACGCTTGGGGCTAGATACTACCAAAGCTTTTGTAGAAGAACTCAATACCTATAGAAAAGAACTGACATCGCCTTATCTGACCGACAAAAATGTCCTAGACAAGCTTGTTCAAGAGGCTTACGACCGTATGAAGGAAGAAGTACGTATAGCTCAGATTTTTTTGCCTATTGCCAAAAACGCATCGCCAGCCGATACAATGGCAGTTTACGATGAAATCCGTAGCTTACGAGTACGTATTACCCGAGGCGAATCCTTTGAGCAAATTGCCAAAGATTATTCAAAAGATACAAAGTCGGCAGTAAAAGGGGGGGATCTAGGCTATTTGGCTGTTTTAGATAATAATTATACCTTCGAGTCGGCTGCCTATAATACCCCAAAAGGCGAAGTGTCGTTGCCTATCCGTACCGATAGGGGCTATCATCTTATCAAGGTGCTTGATAAACGTTCTTTCCGAGGAAAGGTCAAATTAGCTCATATCTTGGTTTCGCAAAGTGCCAATATGTCGGATACCGAAAAGATTGCTGCCAAGAAAAAAATAGACGAAGCTTATGCGTTTCTCAAAAAAGGTGAACCTTTTGATGGCGTTTGCCGCACCTATTCCGACGACGTAAGTACCAAATCTCGTGGAGGAGTGTTGTCTCGCTGGTATGAAGCTGGAACGCTTATCGACGAAAAAATTACAGACTTGGTTTTTTCATTAAAAGAAAAAGGCGATTATACTACGCCTATCCAAACATCATTGGGCTGGCATATATTCAGATTAGTTGAGAAAAAAGGCTTATTGAAGTTTGAAGAATTAGCACCGTTTATTCGTCAGAAAATCAGCTCAGACCCTTCTCGTGGAGCGATTGCCAAAAGTAATTTGGTCAAACGATTAATTAGAGAAAATAACTACTTAGAATATATTTCGGTAAAACAAGAAGCTTTTGATAAGTTTTATAAAGACCGATTGGGAAATGAAGGCTATCTTTCAAAAGCTATTTTCACCATCAATTCTCAGCCATTTACAATTAAAGATTTCTATGATTTTGTGGTACAGCAACAACGCCAGTTGATAAAAGTAGGTGGACTCAACGATAAGTCTGTTGGCGATTGGTACAATACTTTTGTAGAACAAAAAAACTTAGAGTACGAAGAAGCAAACGTAGAAGTAAAACACCCAGAATTTAAAGCAGTATTACAAGAATATCGTGAGGGAATTTTGCAGAAAAATATGATAGACCGTTATGTTTTAGCACCTTCACTAGACTCGATTGCTCAGGTACGATATTTTCAGCAAAATGCCCCCAATTATCAATATACCAACCGCCTATTGGCCAAGGTAATTACCGCCGACCGCCGAGAAACCCTTGAGCAAGCCAAAAGTGTACTACAAAAGGGACCATATCCTATGAATAGACGCTTCCCTGAAATCTATTTTGAAAAAGATAAAGCCGAGTTTTCGGCCGATGCCCAAAAAATTCTTTACGAATTGGCTCTTATCATGATTAAAAATAGAGACTATACTGTAGAAATTGCAGGGAATTCTGACCCCGACGAGCAGGAAAGTGTGTCGGCCGAGCGGGCTAGAAATATAGTGAATAGCCTTATCAACAAGGGCGTTTCGGCAACCAGAGTAATAGAAAAAGACGAAGGCAAATATAAGCCCGTTTCTAAAACCGACCGTAGTAAAAACATGAGGGCTACTATCAAGTTCTATTCTACATCGATGGAGGATGTTGTAAAAAGATTTAATGCTCTCAAAGCCAATAGCCTAACAGCCGAAGAAAAGTTCTTCAAAAAAGGAGAAAACGAAATCGTTGATCTGGCCGCTTGGACAGTAGGCGAGCAAAGCTTTGAGGTCAAAAATCGTCATGTGTGGATGAACGTTGAAAAAGTAGAAGAGCCAAGAGCCAAAACTTTCAAAGAAGCAAGAGGACAGGTAATTAGAGATTATCAAAAAACATTGTTAGATAATTGGCTTGGGCAGTTGAAAGCGAAGTACCCAGTGTCTATCAACGAAAATGAAATAAAGCGAATTTTTGAATAACTTCTAGGTATTATTAAAGAGTGTAGCGAAATGATTGAGTTATTTCGCTACACTTTTTTGTTGAATATAGGGCTATTAACACTTTTTAACGGTACAGTTAAAAGGTTTAGACCATAAAAACCGTTAAATTTGTTAGTTATTAAATACCATTAGAAAATTAGGGAACGTCTCAATGAGCGTTTTGGCTGGTGGCTTGACAACGAGATAAGATTAATAAGAAACAATAATTGAAGATGAAGAAAAAACTTTATTTGTTATCAATAATGATGTTGTTTACAGTAGGTGTTCAGAGTTTGAAGGCTCAAAACCCATTGGTGATTGACAAAATCATTGCCAAAGTAGATAACCATTATATTCTTAAATCTGAGTTAGAGGCTCAGTATCAGCAGTATTTACAGAGCGGCCAGGCCAATACGCCTACTCGCTGTCAATTATTAGAAAGTCTTATTATTGGAAAAGTAATGCTTGCCAAAGCTGAGATTGACTCTGTTTTAGTAGAAGATAAAAGAGTAGAATCTGAACTGAGTGCTCGTATGGAGCAAATGGAACAGCAGTTTGGCTCTACCAAAAATATTGTTGAAGCCTATGGCAAAACAATTGCTTCATTGAAGGACGAACTTCGTTCGGCTATTAAAGAGCAATTGACAACCCGTAAAATGCAAGACAAAATTACAGGTGACGTAAAAATTACGCCTAAAGAGGTAAGAAAATTCTTTGAATCAATTCCTAAAGATTCATTGCCTTATTTACCTTCGGAAGTAGCCGTTGGACATATTGTGAGGCTGGCCAAAGTAACCCGAGCTCAGAAAGATGAGCTATTAAAACGCTTGTTAGATTTTAAGAAAAGAGTAGAAAATGGAGAAGATTTTGCCGAATTAGCTAAAATCCATTCAGAAGATTTGGGCTCTGGAAAGCGTGGTGGCGACCTAGGCTTTGCCAAACGTGGACAAATGGTAGCACCCTTTGAGGCAGCTGCATTGAAATTGAAACCTAATCAGATCTCGGATGTTGTAGAATCGGAATTTGGGTTTCACTTAATTCAATTGTTGGAAGTAAGAGGGCAAGAATATCACGCACGCCATATCTTGTTGCGTCCAGATTACCAACGCCTCGACCTTACCGAACCAACCCATTTCTTAGATAGTATCAGAGTATTGGTGCAGCGTGATTCATTGAAATTTGAGAAAGCAGCTAAATTACATTCGGAAGATAAAGCTACCCAAGATGCAGGTGGTATGCTGCTAGACCCTAATACTCGTGCCTTAAAAATGCCTTTGGATGGTACAATGGAGTCAGGTTTGTATTTTACACTTGATTCAATGACTGTAGGAACACTTTCAAAGCCTATTCCTTATCGTACAGAAGATGGCCGAACAGCCGTAAGATTGTTGTTTTATAAAGCCAAATACCCACCACACTTTGCCAATATGGAAGATGATTTTCAGAAATTAGCCATGATTGCATTGAGCAGAAAAAGAAATAATGCCATCGAAGAATGGTTCTCAAAAGCCAAAGAGGATGTATTTATTTATGTTTCTGACGAATATAAAGATTGTAAAATCCTAAAAGGTGGAGGGCAGTAACAAGAAGCTTATTGTAACAAATATAGCCTCTGCGGGCTAAATCATAAAAAATAATATAAGACGGTCGGTATTTTATCGACCGTTTTTCGTTAATAATAAAAGCATTTTGTGTAGTTTAGACTAAAGTTTTCATAGAAACCTCCTATACAGGTTATTATTTGGCAGGTTATTTGATTAACTTTACGAAGCACGCTATTAGTAAAAAATCTATTTTCAAACAGTTAACATAAGTAGAATGGCTCAATATCAGTCAGATGTGGAAGCGGTTAACGCTCTAAAAGAATCTTATCAAAAACTTACTTCAGAAATTGGAAAAGTTATTATTGGTCAAGAAGACACCGTTCGATTATTACTTACCGCTATTTTCTGTCAAGGGCATTGTCTGTTAGTAGGAGTTCCGGGTTTGGCCAAAACACTCCTAATTCATACCATTGCCGAGGCGTTGGATTTGGATTTTAACAGAATCCAATTTACTCCCGATTTGATGCCTTCAGATATTTTGGGTTCAGAAACCCTCGATAACGAGCGGAATTTCAAGTTTGTGAAAGGACCAATTTTTGCCAATATTATTTTGGCCGATGAAATCAACCGTACACCTCCCAAAACGCAATCAGCTTTGTTAGAGGCTATGCAAGAATACGCTGTAACCGTTTCGGGAAAAAAATATCCGTTGAATCGTCCGTTCTTTGTATTGGCTACTCAAAACCCTATTGAACAGGAAGGTACATATCCATTGCCAGAAGCTCAACTCGACCGTTTTATGTTTATGG
The DNA window shown above is from Flectobacillus major DSM 103 and carries:
- a CDS encoding peptidylprolyl isomerase, encoding MKKKLYLLSIMMLFTVGVQSLKAQNPLVIDKIIAKVDNHYILKSELEAQYQQYLQSGQANTPTRCQLLESLIIGKVMLAKAEIDSVLVEDKRVESELSARMEQMEQQFGSTKNIVEAYGKTIASLKDELRSAIKEQLTTRKMQDKITGDVKITPKEVRKFFESIPKDSLPYLPSEVAVGHIVRLAKVTRAQKDELLKRLLDFKKRVENGEDFAELAKIHSEDLGSGKRGGDLGFAKRGQMVAPFEAAALKLKPNQISDVVESEFGFHLIQLLEVRGQEYHARHILLRPDYQRLDLTEPTHFLDSIRVLVQRDSLKFEKAAKLHSEDKATQDAGGMLLDPNTRALKMPLDGTMESGLYFTLDSMTVGTLSKPIPYRTEDGRTAVRLLFYKAKYPPHFANMEDDFQKLAMIALSRKRNNAIEEWFSKAKEDVFIYVSDEYKDCKILKGGGQ
- a CDS encoding AAA family ATPase, whose product is MAQYQSDVEAVNALKESYQKLTSEIGKVIIGQEDTVRLLLTAIFCQGHCLLVGVPGLAKTLLIHTIAEALDLDFNRIQFTPDLMPSDILGSETLDNERNFKFVKGPIFANIILADEINRTPPKTQSALLEAMQEYAVTVSGKKYPLNRPFFVLATQNPIEQEGTYPLPEAQLDRFMFMVNLDYPSYRAEVDIVKSTTNDIKYKVQKQVSGEQIVAFQQLVRKVPVADNVVEYAVKLVHKTRPNSELSDTLTNKYLEWGAGPRASQNLILAAKCNALLNGKFSPDIEDVQAVALPILRHRIVRNFKAEAEGVSVEDIVKKLI
- a CDS encoding peptidylprolyl isomerase, producing the protein MNKIFSIYTALIASLSIIAHTGNAQNDAQAITIGTKKISSYELEQTYKKFVQSDSIKKENYKTFLQDFIDYKLAVYAAERLGLDTTKAFVEELNTYRKELTSPYLTDKNVLDKLVQEAYDRMKEEVRIAQIFLPIAKNASPADTMAVYDEIRSLRVRITRGESFEQIAKDYSKDTKSAVKGGDLGYLAVLDNNYTFESAAYNTPKGEVSLPIRTDRGYHLIKVLDKRSFRGKVKLAHILVSQSANMSDTEKIAAKKKIDEAYAFLKKGEPFDGVCRTYSDDVSTKSRGGVLSRWYEAGTLIDEKITDLVFSLKEKGDYTTPIQTSLGWHIFRLVEKKGLLKFEELAPFIRQKISSDPSRGAIAKSNLVKRLIRENNYLEYISVKQEAFDKFYKDRLGNEGYLSKAIFTINSQPFTIKDFYDFVVQQQRQLIKVGGLNDKSVGDWYNTFVEQKNLEYEEANVEVKHPEFKAVLQEYREGILQKNMIDRYVLAPSLDSIAQVRYFQQNAPNYQYTNRLLAKVITADRRETLEQAKSVLQKGPYPMNRRFPEIYFEKDKAEFSADAQKILYELALIMIKNRDYTVEIAGNSDPDEQESVSAERARNIVNSLINKGVSATRVIEKDEGKYKPVSKTDRSKNMRATIKFYSTSMEDVVKRFNALKANSLTAEEKFFKKGENEIVDLAAWTVGEQSFEVKNRHVWMNVEKVEEPRAKTFKEARGQVIRDYQKTLLDNWLGQLKAKYPVSINENEIKRIFE